The nucleotide sequence CAGCCGAGTGAAACGGCAAGCAGGATGACGGCCCCAACCGTGAACGCCGGGTAAAGAGCTTGCCGTGAACCAGCGTGGTTCGTGGCCTGCGAGGAAGGTAGTGCTAAAAACAAACTCAAGCGGCGGGTGAGGCGCAGCAGTCCTTCCATGGCAAGAGGCACGAGAAAGAGCAGCGAATAGTTGACGTGCTTCCAGTAGTCATAGTCGGCGCGGGCGAGCCACTGAAACGCCAGCATCACCGCTGCGCCCAACCAGAGCGGCGCCGCCGTCCCTTGCCCCGATGTATCGGGGCGAAGGCTTCGGGACCAAGCTACCCCCGTGCCAGTTCGGTACAGGGTAAACAACGAAAGTCCCAGAAGAACCCAGAAATCAATGCGTTGGGCGACGTAAATCTTCCAGGCCTCGCCGGCCGGTGCCTCGAGCGACGCATAGCCGCGGCCGTACTGAAGCAAATAGGCCAAATCGTCAGCGTAAACCCATCCATAGACCGCGCAGAGGAGCGCGAGCGGCAGGGCAAAAGCTAGCACTGACTGGCGCCAGCGACGCAGGCCGAGCAACACGAGAAACGGAAAATAAAGAGCGACGAGATATTTGCAAAGAAATGCCGCAAAGAAAAAGACCGCTGCTGCGAGCCACGAGCGGCGGTCTTCTTCCTGCCAGGCGCGAGCCCCGAACCAGTCGGCGCGAGCGTAGAGCCAGAGTCCCACAGCGAAAAAGAAAAGAGCGCCGGCATCGCGTGTGGCAATGCGGAAGACAAAAACGGCCGGCCCGAGCAGCGCGAAGACAGCCGCTGAAGCCAACCCCACCGCCGGCGAAAATAGCCGACGGGCAAAACCGTAAATGGCCAGCACCGTCAGCATGCCCAGCAGGGCCGACATTTCGCGAAGCCCCACGAGCCCGCCCAGGCGATCGGCCGTGGCCGCCATGGCCGGCCAGAGGTACCAGCCGAAGCTCCAATGCAGCGGCTCATCGAGCGGCGGTTCAAAGTGGTTTGAGAGAAACATGCGCCCGTAGAGGATGTAAATGGATTCGTCCATGAAGGCGGTCGCATAGCGCGGGTCGTGCGCGCGGAGATACCAGGCGCCGAGGAGAATCAAAAGCAGAGCCACGCGACGAGCGAAGCGAAAAGTGTCCGGCGGAGGGGTTTTCGAGGAAGCGGGAGGCGGGCCCGACCGGCTCTTTAGAAATAATGTCGCCACGTGATCCGCAGCATGTTTCGCCGGAAGGCAGCGAAGACGTTCAGGAAATCATACCCGATGCGAAGGTCGTTCGAATCGTCCACGTGCCAGACGAGGTGCGTCGAGAAGGTGGAGGCAAATTGGGAGTTCGAGAGCGACGACGTGGTGGTCTCGACGTTCTGCACGCCCAGCGTTCCCCCGCCATCCCACTCGAGCTTCCGGCCAAAGCGGTGGGACATGTAGAGCGAACCATAATTCAGGAAGAAACGCGTCGGGCTGAAGTACCCGCCGGAAATCCTGGGCGGCGCTGTTCCCGGCAGGAAATCGGCGTCGTGGTCGAAGCTCAGATAAGTAAAGCCGTAGGC is from Candidatus Acidiferrales bacterium and encodes:
- a CDS encoding glycosyltransferase family 39 protein, which translates into the protein MALLLILLGAWYLRAHDPRYATAFMDESIYILYGRMFLSNHFEPPLDEPLHWSFGWYLWPAMAATADRLGGLVGLREMSALLGMLTVLAIYGFARRLFSPAVGLASAAVFALLGPAVFVFRIATRDAGALFFFAVGLWLYARADWFGARAWQEEDRRSWLAAAVFFFAAFLCKYLVALYFPFLVLLGLRRWRQSVLAFALPLALLCAVYGWVYADDLAYLLQYGRGYASLEAPAGEAWKIYVAQRIDFWVLLGLSLFTLYRTGTGVAWSRSLRPDTSGQGTAAPLWLGAAVMLAFQWLARADYDYWKHVNYSLLFLVPLAMEGLLRLTRRLSLFLALPSSQATNHAGSRQALYPAFTVGAVILLAVSLGWAGNAWRMERFIFWPNVEPIVAFFEGRLNAEHRVLVDDSVLRYYLSPPLGQSRITDPFYFGYHGQTGEAAYAAAVRDGYFDYVVLDGGMGEEARRMQAAIYPALQDSSRYTLLMTMPDPVLHQKIEIYSPRQRRGEREDLGALGFEPNTSGTPGGSGAVG